A region from the Wansuia hejianensis genome encodes:
- a CDS encoding electron transfer flavoprotein subunit beta/FixA family protein, with protein MKIVVCIKQVPDTTEVKIDPVTNNLVREGIPSIMNPFDESALATALRLREKAGGTVTLVSMGPLQVRKELEKGLRMGADRAVLVSDRRLGGADTLATGYALAQTIERLGFDLVLCGNEAIDGCTGQVGPMIGEFLHIPAFTYVSSIETDGRGIRVCRRTEKWEETYRAEVPAVACLLKSRPDAEAVEKDSEKEIEIWNADYMDESRIGTVGSPTKVAAISVSERARNYLEVDYSWDLDKRMEYIFNGGLEVKHQPLRRGTKEKLAHELLREGWAEYDSL; from the coding sequence ATGAAAATTGTCGTATGTATCAAACAGGTTCCGGATACCACAGAGGTAAAAATTGATCCTGTAACAAATAATCTTGTTCGGGAGGGGATTCCAAGCATTATGAATCCATTTGACGAGTCTGCCCTGGCCACGGCGCTGCGTCTGAGAGAAAAAGCGGGGGGAACCGTGACACTGGTTTCCATGGGACCGCTTCAGGTCCGGAAGGAGCTGGAGAAAGGGCTCAGGATGGGAGCCGACCGGGCTGTGCTGGTGAGTGACCGGAGGCTGGGAGGGGCGGATACCCTGGCGACCGGTTATGCTCTGGCCCAGACCATTGAAAGACTGGGGTTTGATCTGGTGCTGTGCGGAAATGAGGCGATTGACGGCTGTACCGGACAGGTAGGGCCGATGATCGGGGAATTCCTGCATATTCCGGCGTTTACCTATGTATCATCCATTGAGACGGATGGCAGGGGGATACGGGTATGCCGCAGAACAGAGAAATGGGAGGAAACTTACAGGGCAGAGGTGCCGGCCGTAGCCTGTCTGCTGAAAAGCCGCCCGGATGCTGAGGCGGTAGAAAAGGATTCAGAGAAAGAAATTGAAATCTGGAACGCGGATTATATGGACGAGTCCAGAATCGGTACGGTGGGCTCCCCCACGAAGGTGGCGGCAATATCAGTTTCCGAAAGGGCCAGAAATTACCTGGAGGTCGATTATTCCTGGGATCTGGATAAACGCATGGAATATATTTTTAATGGCGGGCTGGAAGTGAAGCATCAGCCGCTCAGAAGAGGAACGAAAGAAAAATTAGCACATGAATTGCTGCGGGAAGGATGGGCTGAGTATGATTCACTTTGA
- a CDS encoding oxidoreductase, which translates to MQSEQFTHLFSPIQLGDVTLKNRIIFLAHWTNYGNNHGYQEDGLASERLAMHYIERARGGAGLVCVTQSVSPTGQMGRTMVNAHDARNEKVFRWMCDEIHRYGGKVFGQFNHCGHTSCMQRPPLLYAPTQMPGPHCYVNTKELEIEEMEEIKKYYVQAAVYEKEWGFDGMELKIAHDGLLRTFISPYLNRRTDQYGGSFENRMRFPLEIIDAIRREAGPGYPIGIRLCMDEFTEWGYSWDYGIQVARALEEAGVTYINSDAGCFSNYNFEIPNNYIPMGFGVYMAAELKKAVKIPVVAFGRINDPVQAEGILADRNADMIGMCRQLICDPETPNKALEGRLDDIRHCVACSEGCGMVTTQEGVVCVHNPAAGREKRLGIGTLTKTGQKKKILVAGAGIAGLKTAEIAARRGHQVSVYEKGPQAGGQMLLAEKIPMRAEMGEIYRYLRVQLQRMGVPVYYNCPVGMDLIREKQPDVVVTATGSVPTLPDLGSGCGAALLNPREVIEHPERVGEKAVVIDDIGYWQAMGVADYISVMGAQVSIVTSRLFAGSDIEETCRENLNRRLARRGAKTYTSSRLVRVEGRTAVFENIFNGEEFSLKDLDTLVVAQASRSDNELYKELKKSGEFETYCVGDAAAPGTVLRIIFEAEELGRKL; encoded by the coding sequence ATGCAAAGCGAACAATTCACCCATTTGTTTTCACCGATACAATTGGGAGATGTCACATTAAAAAACAGAATCATCTTTTTGGCACATTGGACAAATTACGGCAACAATCACGGATATCAGGAAGACGGCCTCGCTTCGGAGCGGCTGGCCATGCATTACATAGAGCGTGCCAGAGGCGGGGCCGGCCTGGTGTGCGTCACACAGAGCGTTTCGCCGACCGGTCAGATGGGACGGACGATGGTGAATGCCCATGACGCCAGAAATGAAAAGGTCTTTCGCTGGATGTGCGATGAAATCCACAGATATGGAGGTAAAGTTTTCGGTCAGTTTAACCACTGCGGCCATACTTCCTGCATGCAGCGGCCTCCGCTGCTGTACGCCCCGACGCAGATGCCGGGGCCGCACTGCTATGTAAACACGAAGGAACTGGAAATTGAGGAGATGGAGGAAATAAAAAAATATTACGTGCAGGCGGCGGTTTATGAAAAGGAGTGGGGATTTGACGGTATGGAGCTGAAAATTGCCCATGACGGACTGCTGAGGACGTTTATTTCTCCCTATCTGAACCGGCGGACAGACCAGTATGGAGGAAGCTTTGAAAACCGGATGCGTTTTCCGCTGGAGATCATCGACGCCATCCGACGTGAGGCAGGGCCGGGATATCCCATCGGGATCAGGCTGTGCATGGATGAATTTACAGAGTGGGGCTATAGCTGGGATTATGGAATCCAGGTGGCCAGAGCGCTGGAAGAGGCTGGCGTTACTTACATTAACAGCGATGCGGGGTGTTTCAGCAATTACAACTTTGAAATTCCGAACAATTATATTCCCATGGGATTTGGAGTATATATGGCTGCAGAGCTGAAAAAAGCCGTGAAAATTCCGGTGGTGGCCTTCGGAAGGATTAATGACCCTGTGCAGGCAGAAGGGATTCTGGCAGATCGAAATGCGGATATGATCGGGATGTGCAGGCAGCTGATCTGCGATCCTGAAACCCCCAATAAAGCCCTGGAGGGACGACTGGATGATATCCGCCATTGTGTGGCCTGTTCGGAGGGCTGCGGGATGGTTACCACACAGGAAGGCGTGGTGTGCGTACATAATCCTGCGGCGGGAAGAGAGAAAAGGCTGGGGATCGGCACTTTGACAAAAACCGGTCAGAAAAAGAAGATACTGGTGGCAGGCGCCGGCATCGCCGGTCTGAAAACGGCTGAAATTGCGGCCAGAAGAGGCCATCAGGTCAGCGTTTATGAGAAAGGGCCGCAGGCCGGAGGCCAGATGCTGCTGGCGGAAAAGATCCCGATGAGGGCGGAGATGGGGGAAATATACCGCTATCTGCGGGTGCAGCTGCAGAGAATGGGAGTTCCCGTTTATTATAACTGCCCAGTCGGGATGGATCTGATCCGGGAGAAACAGCCGGACGTCGTGGTGACCGCTACCGGATCTGTCCCCACCCTGCCGGATCTAGGTTCCGGCTGCGGGGCAGCGCTGCTGAACCCGAGGGAGGTGATAGAGCATCCGGAAAGAGTCGGTGAAAAGGCTGTGGTAATCGATGATATCGGATACTGGCAGGCCATGGGGGTTGCGGACTATATTTCAGTGATGGGAGCGCAGGTCAGCATCGTAACCTCGCGTTTGTTTGCGGGATCAGATATAGAGGAAACCTGCAGAGAGAACCTGAACCGCCGTCTGGCGAGAAGGGGTGCGAAAACTTATACCAGCAGCCGTCTCGTGCGTGTGGAAGGCAGGACGGCGGTGTTTGAAAATATTTTTAACGGTGAAGAATTCTCGCTGAAGGATCTGGATACTCTGGTCGTGGCTCAGGCCAGCCGATCGGATAATGAGCTGTATAAGGAACTGAAAAAAAGCGGAGAATTTGAAACTTACTGTGTAGGAGATGCGGCGGCTCCGGGTACGGTCCTGCGGATTATTTTTGAGGCAGAGGAATTGGGACGGAAACTTTGA
- a CDS encoding sugar phosphate isomerase/epimerase family protein — MKLGVISAILGELSFEEMIDFIAELGLECVEVACWPTGKAERRYAGVSHIDVANLDREKADYIQTYCAERGIEISALAYYPNTLEPDQEKRKIYIDHLLKVIDGAAMLGVQTVTSFIGRIPYKNVEENLKEAESVWKPILEHAESKNVRIAIENCPMLFTDDEWPGGQNVMTSPSNWRKIFKLIDSKNLGLNYDPSHFVWQQIDYIKPLYEFKDKIFHVHFKDIKVYPEKLKDVGIMATPLEYMSPKIPGLGDVEWGKYVSALTDIGYDGCACMEIEDKAFEGSVEDAKNAVRLTTRYLRNFVI, encoded by the coding sequence GTGAAACTCGGAGTAATAAGTGCGATTCTGGGAGAGCTGTCATTTGAGGAAATGATTGATTTTATCGCTGAGCTTGGCCTGGAATGTGTTGAGGTCGCATGCTGGCCGACCGGGAAAGCGGAACGCAGGTACGCCGGCGTGAGCCACATAGACGTGGCAAATTTAGATCGGGAAAAAGCAGATTATATACAAACATACTGCGCAGAGCGGGGAATTGAAATATCAGCCCTGGCTTATTATCCCAATACTCTCGAACCGGATCAGGAAAAGAGAAAAATATATATCGATCATCTGCTGAAGGTGATCGACGGGGCCGCCATGCTGGGAGTGCAAACAGTGACCAGTTTCATCGGAAGAATTCCATATAAAAATGTGGAAGAGAATCTGAAAGAAGCGGAAAGTGTGTGGAAACCGATTCTGGAGCACGCGGAGAGCAAAAATGTCCGGATTGCCATTGAAAACTGTCCGATGCTGTTTACCGATGACGAATGGCCGGGCGGGCAGAATGTCATGACGTCGCCGTCCAACTGGCGTAAAATATTTAAATTAATTGACAGCAAAAATCTGGGTCTGAATTACGATCCTTCGCATTTTGTATGGCAGCAGATTGATTATATCAAACCGCTCTATGAGTTCAAAGATAAAATTTTTCATGTGCATTTTAAGGATATTAAGGTATACCCGGAGAAATTAAAAGATGTGGGCATTATGGCGACGCCGCTGGAATATATGAGTCCCAAAATTCCCGGGCTTGGGGATGTGGAATGGGGAAAATATGTATCCGCGCTGACAGATATCGGCTATGACGGCTGCGCCTGTATGGAAATAGAAGATAAAGCCTTTGAGGGGTCGGTGGAAGACGCCAAAAACGCGGTCCGCCTGACCACGAGATATCTCAGGAATTTTGTGATCTGA
- a CDS encoding Gfo/Idh/MocA family protein, protein MIHVGVIGCGKIAQVRHLPEYADNEEAQIDGVYDLNPERAKEIAEKYGARSYSSYEELLENPEIEAVSVCVANDAHAEITIAALKAGKHVLCEKPMAVTLDQCNAMVETARACGKYLMIGHNQRLAKAHRMAKKLLEKGEIGNILTFKTSFAHSGPENWAIDRNNMWFFDKNKSAFGAMADLGIHKTDLIQFLTGQKVSEVSAVITTLDKRDSSGQLIGVDDNAICIYKMDRGTVGTMTASWTCYGPEDNSTILYGTDGVMRIYDDPKYSIVVEKRDGDRVYYEVDQIQTNENQTKSGIIDLWVECLVRKQEPEISGEDALSAMKAVFAALESSKSGQCVRVR, encoded by the coding sequence ATGATTCATGTAGGTGTAATTGGATGCGGAAAAATTGCCCAGGTTCGCCATTTGCCTGAATATGCGGATAATGAGGAAGCTCAGATTGACGGAGTTTATGACCTGAATCCGGAGAGGGCGAAAGAAATTGCAGAGAAATATGGGGCCAGGTCCTATTCTTCGTACGAAGAATTGCTGGAAAATCCCGAAATTGAAGCGGTTAGCGTATGTGTGGCGAATGACGCTCACGCGGAGATTACCATTGCGGCTTTGAAAGCGGGTAAACATGTTCTGTGCGAAAAGCCAATGGCTGTGACTCTGGACCAGTGCAACGCGATGGTGGAAACGGCCAGAGCCTGTGGAAAGTATCTGATGATAGGGCATAATCAACGGCTGGCAAAAGCGCACCGCATGGCAAAAAAACTGCTCGAAAAAGGAGAAATAGGAAATATTCTGACTTTTAAGACCAGCTTTGCCCACAGCGGGCCGGAAAACTGGGCAATCGACCGGAATAATATGTGGTTTTTTGATAAAAACAAATCAGCCTTTGGCGCCATGGCTGATCTGGGCATTCACAAAACAGACCTGATTCAGTTCCTGACCGGGCAAAAGGTGTCGGAGGTATCGGCGGTGATAACCACTCTGGATAAGAGAGACAGCAGCGGACAGCTGATCGGGGTGGATGATAACGCGATCTGTATCTATAAGATGGATCGCGGAACGGTTGGCACAATGACTGCCAGCTGGACCTGTTACGGGCCGGAGGACAATTCTACGATCCTGTATGGTACTGATGGAGTCATGCGTATTTATGATGACCCGAAATACTCCATAGTGGTAGAAAAGCGGGATGGTGACAGAGTGTATTATGAGGTGGATCAGATTCAGACGAACGAAAATCAGACGAAATCAGGAATCATTGATCTGTGGGTCGAGTGTCTGGTCAGAAAACAGGAACCGGAGATTTCGGGGGAAGATGCCCTGAGCGCCATGAAAGCTGTATTCGCGGCGCTGGAATCCTCGAAATCAGGGCAGTGTGTGCGGGTCAGGTAG
- a CDS encoding sugar phosphate isomerase/epimerase family protein yields MKYAFNTWAYSHFPCWVPSYPLEEVIRRLARIGYDGLELGCAQPQAWPYFTGKEERKRVRELLKEYGIRISSILPAPGGGPGGNIASANPAEREWTKQYWKDCMDMGLEMDDCRTLLCVCGWYIYGTRERDAWKWAMEGLSEVADYAAKSGVTLMLEPTATDSNLVESCEDAINMMEDIGKENVKLMFDTTHALYRNEVPSDYVYQMGKNLKHIHMADYDRKAPGTNGCDFLDIMQALKDIGYDGYVTMENGFPTRDCHPDVVARQSLENLKAIEAQLK; encoded by the coding sequence ATGAAATATGCGTTTAATACATGGGCATACAGCCATTTTCCCTGCTGGGTTCCCTCATACCCCCTTGAGGAAGTGATCAGGCGCCTGGCCAGAATCGGCTATGACGGACTGGAGCTGGGCTGCGCGCAGCCGCAGGCATGGCCGTATTTTACCGGGAAAGAGGAAAGAAAAAGAGTCAGAGAGCTGTTAAAAGAGTATGGCATCCGGATTTCATCCATTCTGCCGGCGCCGGGAGGCGGCCCGGGAGGAAACATCGCGTCTGCAAACCCGGCAGAACGGGAATGGACCAAACAGTATTGGAAAGACTGTATGGATATGGGGCTGGAAATGGATGACTGCAGGACTTTGCTGTGCGTCTGCGGCTGGTATATTTACGGAACGAGAGAAAGAGATGCCTGGAAATGGGCGATGGAAGGCCTGAGTGAAGTGGCGGACTACGCCGCCAAAAGCGGAGTGACACTGATGCTGGAGCCGACGGCCACGGACAGCAACCTGGTTGAGAGCTGTGAAGATGCGATCAATATGATGGAAGATATCGGAAAAGAAAATGTGAAACTGATGTTTGATACAACACACGCTTTATACCGGAATGAAGTGCCTTCAGACTATGTATACCAGATGGGAAAAAATCTGAAACACATCCACATGGCTGACTACGACAGAAAAGCCCCGGGCACCAACGGCTGCGATTTCCTGGATATCATGCAGGCCCTGAAGGATATCGGCTATGACGGATATGTGACCATGGAGAACGGATTCCCCACCAGGGATTGTCATCCGGATGTTGTGGCGCGTCAGTCTCTGGAAAATCTGAAAGCGATAGAAGCGCAACTGAAATAA
- a CDS encoding VOC family protein, giving the protein MIKATNHIGICVTDMEKCAAFYEEVLGLQKVYDDEMEGKFLDTVQGRDDMHYRIVKYVSPEGFMIELLQDFNHEVKPQKNNCLQNAGLRHFAYEVDDVDEAYRRVKAKGCETVSEPCTSEDGSMRLFFVRDPEENLIELMEFPLKNK; this is encoded by the coding sequence ATGATAAAGGCAACGAATCATATCGGTATCTGTGTCACGGATATGGAAAAGTGTGCGGCCTTTTATGAAGAGGTCCTTGGACTGCAGAAGGTCTATGATGATGAGATGGAAGGAAAGTTCCTGGATACGGTACAGGGGAGAGACGACATGCATTACCGGATTGTGAAGTATGTCTCCCCGGAAGGCTTTATGATTGAACTGCTGCAGGACTTTAATCACGAAGTAAAGCCGCAGAAAAATAACTGCCTTCAGAACGCGGGCCTGAGACATTTTGCCTATGAGGTAGACGATGTGGACGAAGCATACCGCCGGGTGAAAGCAAAAGGATGTGAAACTGTCAGTGAACCGTGTACCAGCGAGGATGGTTCCATGAGGCTGTTTTTTGTCAGGGATCCGGAAGAGAATCTGATAGAGCTGATGGAGTTTCCGCTGAAAAATAAATAA
- a CDS encoding ABC transporter permease → MQSSSEKKIKFDISKYVVYIIFVLCIVIFGIWLGGSFFSVTNLLNVVRQSGAIAVMAIGMVFIIGLGHIDLSISSVVAVSSLMIGLVLRSTGNILLALVAALAFGAVVGICNGFCVTRLHMPAFLTTLGTQSVLTGIAMWMTGTKAIPITNKTFLYWFGSGQVGGVIPILLFWAVAAMILGHIVLSYTSFGRKVLASGGNTTAARYAGVNVKRVTMTAFISQGMLAALAGALYAGRTQAARWDFGSGVEMNVIAAVVLGGTAMSGGTGSAIGAVVGSVLIMMINNGLVIGGLGVAQQTLMQGVIIIIAVALSELGRKRRE, encoded by the coding sequence ATGCAATCCAGCAGTGAGAAAAAAATAAAATTTGATATCAGCAAATATGTGGTTTATATCATATTTGTTCTCTGTATTGTGATTTTTGGTATTTGGCTTGGAGGGTCATTCTTTTCTGTGACAAACCTGCTGAATGTAGTGCGCCAGTCCGGCGCGATTGCTGTGATGGCCATAGGAATGGTATTTATTATCGGCCTGGGACATATTGATTTGTCTATCAGCTCCGTGGTAGCCGTATCGTCTCTGATGATCGGGCTGGTTTTAAGGAGCACAGGAAATATTCTCCTTGCGCTTGTCGCGGCTCTGGCCTTTGGGGCGGTAGTGGGAATCTGCAACGGGTTCTGCGTTACCCGCCTCCACATGCCGGCATTTCTGACGACGCTGGGCACGCAGAGCGTGCTGACAGGTATTGCCATGTGGATGACAGGAACCAAGGCGATCCCTATCACGAATAAGACGTTCCTGTACTGGTTCGGATCCGGACAGGTGGGCGGTGTGATCCCCATTCTGCTGTTCTGGGCCGTGGCTGCCATGATCCTTGGGCACATAGTGCTGAGCTATACTTCCTTCGGGAGGAAGGTGCTGGCTTCCGGCGGAAATACAACGGCGGCCAGATATGCAGGCGTGAATGTAAAGCGCGTCACCATGACAGCGTTTATATCACAGGGAATGCTGGCCGCTCTGGCCGGAGCGCTGTATGCTGGGAGAACCCAGGCGGCCAGATGGGACTTTGGAAGCGGTGTGGAAATGAACGTCATTGCCGCGGTTGTGCTGGGAGGTACCGCGATGAGCGGAGGAACCGGTTCAGCGATTGGTGCCGTGGTTGGTTCCGTGCTGATCATGATGATCAACAACGGACTCGTAATAGGAGGTCTGGGCGTCGCCCAGCAGACACTGATGCAGGGCGTGATCATTATTATTGCCGTCGCGTTGAGTGAGCTGGGAAGAAAGAGAAGGGAATAG
- a CDS encoding sugar ABC transporter ATP-binding protein produces the protein MDANCVVSMENICKAFGGSPVLKNVNFLLKRGEVHALVGGNGAGKSTLMKIMNGVYSKDSGIVRVEGQEVEYQSIRDAWKYGIRMIFQELSLCSTLSVMENIFLTNELKKGGLLDKKTMRAKTAEILEELQIEARPDDLIANLPVGTCQLIEIAKALSSDASVLILDEPTASLTDRETKVLFQRVNELKKKGISFIYISHRMKEIFQIADRISVLRDGEMVLTTEIGSITMNEVIAQITSGESGDLVYRPHKTPITDNPELFRVENLTVGELVKGVNFSIKQGEVLGIAGLLGSGRTETAEAIFGIRKYHSGRFFMNGKEIHIHSIHDAVKNKIALIPEDRRREGLVLSHSLEQNLCLTNLEKIKRRWLSSNRKARKFSEECVRDFSVKTAGVNVPMVSLSGGNQQKIVIAKWLKTVPRLLIMDEPTAGVDIGAKGEVIEIVREYASNGNGVLFISSEMSELLAVCDRIIVYCDGTLTEEYTRESITGEEILEYAIQQ, from the coding sequence ATGGATGCTAATTGTGTTGTCTCAATGGAAAATATATGCAAAGCCTTTGGGGGCAGCCCAGTTCTGAAAAATGTAAATTTCCTTTTGAAAAGAGGGGAAGTGCACGCCCTTGTGGGAGGCAATGGCGCCGGCAAATCGACTCTGATGAAGATTATGAACGGAGTCTACAGTAAAGACAGCGGCATTGTGCGCGTAGAGGGACAGGAAGTAGAATACCAGAGTATCCGGGATGCCTGGAAATACGGGATCCGGATGATTTTCCAGGAATTGAGCCTGTGCTCTACGCTTAGTGTGATGGAAAACATATTTTTGACCAACGAGTTGAAAAAAGGAGGTCTTCTGGACAAGAAGACCATGCGGGCAAAAACGGCAGAAATTTTAGAAGAGCTTCAGATAGAAGCCAGGCCTGACGATTTGATAGCAAATCTGCCGGTTGGAACCTGCCAGCTGATCGAAATCGCGAAGGCGTTATCGAGCGACGCCTCGGTTTTGATTTTGGATGAGCCTACAGCATCACTGACAGACCGGGAAACGAAAGTACTGTTTCAGCGTGTGAATGAACTGAAGAAAAAGGGAATTTCATTTATCTACATTTCTCACCGTATGAAAGAAATCTTCCAGATCGCCGACCGGATCTCCGTCCTCAGGGACGGAGAGATGGTCCTGACAACAGAAATTGGGTCTATAACGATGAATGAAGTGATCGCTCAGATTACCTCAGGGGAAAGCGGGGACCTGGTCTATCGTCCCCACAAGACCCCGATTACAGACAACCCGGAATTGTTCCGGGTGGAAAATCTTACTGTTGGAGAACTGGTGAAGGGTGTGAATTTTTCCATCAAACAGGGAGAAGTGCTGGGAATTGCCGGGCTGCTGGGCAGTGGAAGAACGGAAACGGCGGAAGCGATTTTTGGAATACGGAAATACCATTCCGGCCGGTTTTTTATGAATGGAAAGGAGATCCATATTCATTCCATTCACGACGCGGTAAAGAACAAAATTGCATTAATTCCGGAAGACCGAAGAAGAGAAGGGTTGGTGCTGTCTCATTCCCTGGAACAGAATCTGTGCCTGACCAACCTGGAAAAAATAAAAAGAAGGTGGCTTTCCAGCAACAGGAAGGCCAGAAAATTCTCGGAGGAATGTGTGCGGGATTTCAGCGTGAAAACGGCCGGCGTGAATGTGCCGATGGTCAGCCTTTCCGGCGGCAATCAGCAGAAAATTGTCATTGCCAAGTGGCTGAAAACAGTTCCCAGACTGTTGATCATGGACGAGCCTACGGCCGGCGTCGACATAGGGGCTAAGGGCGAAGTGATTGAAATTGTCCGCGAATACGCGTCCAACGGCAATGGAGTCTTGTTCATTTCGTCAGAGATGTCAGAGCTTCTGGCAGTATGTGACCGGATTATTGTGTATTGCGACGGCACGCTGACGGAAGAATATACACGGGAAAGTATTACAGGTGAGGAGATATTGGAATATGCAATCCAGCAGTGA
- a CDS encoding substrate-binding domain-containing protein — protein MKKKLIALLLCLAMPAALAACGDTATSGSTSGGGTSSSAASSASKSTESKSESTASSSASSAAGEYEKIDLNNDVVWGDVGPDGSVPAGLDDVMLTDEEVEQVKAGNYKVAICYHQLDNQVNQSKLQATLDVFKELNIEAVCTTDAQSDANKEVNDLENALSLNPDLLLSMPYDVEVTKAAYQQYIDAGIPIVFMENASSDFEAGKDYVCVTNSDSYGNGKYAAMLLAEALNYEGKVAMVYYDADFFTTNERDRAFRETIANYPNIEIVAEAGFTSIDEVGTVADGLFAANPDVDGVYASWDIPASDVITSARAIGRNDLVVTGVDLGDESAYMIASRDMYVGTGCPKAVETGKIEAYACARALLGLDVPTYLVSSSQPVCYENVLDAYKICFNIEAPDDIKAAWEENK, from the coding sequence ATGAAAAAGAAACTGATCGCATTACTGTTATGTCTGGCCATGCCGGCGGCGCTGGCAGCCTGTGGGGACACAGCTACATCGGGAAGCACGTCCGGAGGAGGTACCTCATCGTCTGCGGCTTCTTCTGCCTCGAAATCAACTGAGTCAAAGAGCGAATCCACAGCCTCTTCCTCCGCTTCGTCAGCGGCCGGGGAGTATGAGAAAATTGACCTGAATAATGATGTTGTTTGGGGTGATGTAGGTCCGGATGGCAGCGTTCCGGCCGGTTTGGATGATGTTATGCTCACAGATGAAGAGGTTGAACAGGTGAAAGCAGGAAATTATAAAGTCGCAATCTGCTATCATCAGCTGGACAACCAGGTGAATCAGAGCAAGCTTCAGGCAACGCTGGACGTATTTAAAGAACTGAATATTGAAGCTGTCTGTACAACCGACGCGCAGTCAGACGCCAATAAAGAGGTGAACGACCTGGAAAATGCTTTATCTCTGAATCCGGACCTTCTGCTCAGCATGCCCTATGATGTAGAAGTGACCAAGGCCGCATATCAGCAGTATATTGACGCGGGAATTCCCATCGTATTCATGGAAAACGCGTCTTCTGATTTCGAAGCCGGTAAAGATTATGTCTGCGTCACCAACTCCGATTCCTATGGAAATGGAAAATACGCGGCGATGCTTCTGGCAGAAGCTTTGAACTATGAGGGAAAAGTCGCGATGGTATATTATGACGCGGATTTCTTTACCACAAATGAGAGAGACAGAGCGTTCCGCGAGACAATTGCAAATTATCCCAATATTGAAATTGTAGCAGAGGCCGGCTTTACCAGCATTGACGAAGTGGGCACGGTAGCGGACGGTCTGTTCGCGGCAAATCCGGATGTGGATGGCGTCTATGCTTCCTGGGATATCCCGGCTTCCGACGTGATTACATCTGCCAGGGCTATTGGACGCAACGATCTGGTTGTTACCGGCGTAGATCTCGGTGACGAATCCGCATATATGATCGCCAGCCGTGACATGTATGTGGGAACCGGCTGCCCGAAAGCGGTAGAAACCGGAAAGATTGAAGCATATGCCTGTGCGCGGGCGCTCCTGGGCCTGGATGTTCCCACCTATCTGGTTTCATCCTCTCAGCCGGTATGTTATGAGAACGTGCTGGACGCCTATAAAATCTGCTTTAATATTGAGGCACCTGACGACATCAAGGCGGCGTGGGAAGAGAACAAATAA
- a CDS encoding zinc-binding dehydrogenase has translation MLAAKLPKLETVEVVEEPIPEPGKGEVLIRMKASALCRSDLHRYHGTQIFDEDESACYITPGHEPCGIVEKLGEGVTRVKEGDRVAIYLGLGCGTCPDCLKGDVMVCRDFRCIGFAVNGAHADYMTIPEENCLLMPDEMDFITGALATDVGGTLYTACKKLELNGTKTVAIFGCGPMGSGGILMAKGFGARVIAVDTDEKRLALASEIGADYVLNPAKGDAVAQIRSITNGLGADASIVTAGNNAALNSALDCVKAKGIVGQIAECNSATIDPSNQFLRKMIDLKGCWYFNRSDWEELAEFIVNKPIELKKICSNTYPISEAETAFRLFDSGKVQKVVFVWDD, from the coding sequence ATGTTAGCTGCAAAATTACCAAAATTAGAAACGGTAGAGGTTGTGGAAGAACCGATTCCTGAACCGGGGAAAGGCGAAGTATTGATCCGAATGAAGGCGTCAGCCCTTTGCAGAAGTGATTTGCACCGCTATCACGGAACTCAGATTTTTGACGAAGATGAATCAGCCTGTTATATTACGCCGGGACATGAGCCCTGCGGAATTGTGGAAAAGCTCGGAGAGGGAGTCACCAGGGTAAAAGAAGGGGACCGCGTCGCGATTTATCTCGGACTTGGCTGCGGTACGTGTCCGGACTGTCTGAAGGGCGACGTCATGGTGTGCAGGGACTTTAGATGTATCGGATTTGCCGTTAACGGAGCGCATGCCGATTACATGACGATACCGGAAGAGAATTGTCTGCTGATGCCTGATGAGATGGATTTTATTACGGGCGCTTTGGCTACGGATGTCGGGGGAACATTATATACAGCCTGTAAGAAACTGGAACTGAACGGAACGAAGACCGTCGCGATTTTTGGCTGCGGCCCCATGGGAAGCGGCGGCATATTGATGGCCAAAGGGTTTGGCGCCAGAGTTATCGCTGTCGATACGGATGAAAAGCGGCTGGCCCTGGCTTCGGAAATCGGCGCGGACTATGTGTTAAACCCTGCCAAGGGAGACGCCGTGGCGCAGATCCGTTCCATTACCAATGGATTGGGAGCTGACGCTTCAATCGTGACGGCGGGCAATAACGCAGCGCTGAATTCCGCGCTGGACTGTGTAAAGGCAAAAGGCATTGTCGGCCAGATTGCCGAGTGCAACAGTGCCACGATAGACCCGAGCAATCAATTCCTGCGTAAGATGATAGATCTGAAAGGCTGCTGGTATTTTAACCGCAGCGACTGGGAAGAGCTGGCTGAATTTATCGTGAATAAGCCGATTGAACTGAAGAAAATCTGTTCCAATACATATCCCATTTCAGAAGCGGAGACGGCCTTCCGGCTGTTTGATTCCGGCAAGGTTCAGAAAGTCGTTTTTGTCTGGGACGATTGA